One stretch of Priestia megaterium DNA includes these proteins:
- a CDS encoding helix-turn-helix transcriptional regulator: MLEINTIREKRLSKKWSQTYLAQLSGVPQPTISQIENGTRQYPTFENMKKIAEALDLRLEDIFLTGQKDMN; this comes from the coding sequence GTGCTAGAAATAAATACCATACGAGAAAAGAGGTTATCCAAGAAATGGAGCCAAACCTATCTAGCTCAATTATCAGGAGTCCCGCAACCAACTATTTCTCAAATCGAAAATGGGACTCGTCAATATCCAACTTTTGAAAATATGAAGAAAATCGCAGAAGCATTGGATCTTAGATTAGAAGATATTTTCTTAACAGGTCAGAAGGATATGAACTAA
- a CDS encoding response regulator has protein sequence MDKIKLMIVEDDPVWMQCISDYIEKENDITVVTQAYNKEEALQVDYNNIDVVLLDLTLLKDEGDEENLNGLEVARHLYKKGLKKIIMLTSWDEKDIILECFDTGVVNYITKTSYRDIPNAIREAFRGKVSLHADVTNVLVGELRKERKIKILTPTEREVYTLREQGLNKSQIADKLYKSVETIKRQLRIIKSKMQ, from the coding sequence ATGGACAAAATAAAATTAATGATTGTAGAAGATGATCCTGTTTGGATGCAATGTATAAGTGATTATATAGAAAAAGAGAACGATATTACTGTCGTTACACAAGCTTACAATAAAGAAGAAGCCTTACAAGTTGATTATAATAATATTGATGTAGTTTTATTGGACTTAACGTTACTAAAAGATGAGGGTGATGAAGAAAACCTAAATGGTTTAGAAGTTGCTAGGCACTTATACAAAAAAGGTTTAAAGAAGATCATTATGCTAACATCTTGGGATGAAAAGGATATTATACTTGAATGCTTTGATACAGGTGTTGTTAATTACATAACAAAAACGTCTTATAGAGATATTCCTAATGCTATTAGAGAAGCATTCAGAGGGAAAGTTAGTCTCCATGCTGATGTCACAAATGTATTAGTTGGAGAGTTAAGGAAGGAAAGAAAAATAAAGATATTAACGCCAACAGAACGTGAAGTTTATACCTTAAGGGAACAGGGGTTAAATAAATCACAAATTGCTGACAAATTATATAAATCTGTCGAAACAATAAAAAGACAATTACGAATTATAAAAAGCAAAATGCAGTGA
- a CDS encoding helix-turn-helix transcriptional regulator produces MDIKKYMGIKIKEYRKAMKLTTMELGSLSGTSQSTISEIERGTRSIQVESLAKICNALGVTLNDVLPISASQEKTDASYTPEISQLTNLISSLSSDEVRLLTDILLKVNRLPQSDRESLKSLLNSLMNNKL; encoded by the coding sequence ATGGATATCAAGAAATATATGGGTATAAAAATCAAGGAATATCGAAAGGCAATGAAACTTACTACTATGGAATTAGGTTCTTTATCTGGAACTTCACAAAGTACCATCAGTGAAATAGAACGAGGTACTCGATCTATTCAAGTGGAATCCTTAGCCAAAATTTGTAACGCTCTTGGTGTCACGCTTAACGATGTTTTGCCTATAAGTGCTTCTCAAGAAAAAACAGATGCCTCTTATACTCCTGAAATAAGTCAACTTACAAATTTAATTAGCTCTTTGTCTTCTGACGAAGTTAGATTACTTACAGATATACTTTTAAAGGTTAATCGATTACCACAGTCCGACAGAGAATCCTTAAAATCTTTACTTAACTCGTTAATGAATAATAAGTTATAA